A region of Salmo salar chromosome ssa17, Ssal_v3.1, whole genome shotgun sequence DNA encodes the following proteins:
- the LOC106575673 gene encoding mid1-interacting protein 1-B, whose translation MMQISDSYNQKNSLFNAMNRFIGAVNNMDQTVMLPSLLRDVPLDEEEEVKTISPIRTASNGSATYFQDGDMYNYYVLLKSIRNDIEWGVLQADDRRKEKMGVTALDISRIESDDDDLEKQFHYHLTGLHTVLSKLTRKANTLTNRYNQEIGIRGCGL comes from the coding sequence ATGATGCAAATTTCGGATTCGTACAATCAAAAGAATTCATTGTTCAATGCAATGAACCGCTTTATTGGTGCCGTAAATAACATGGATCAGACGGTGATGCTTCCTAGTCTGCTAAGAGACGTGCCTCTAGACGAGGAAGAAGAGGTGAAAACGATATCACCGATTAGGACCGCCAGCAATGGGTCAGCCACCTATTTCCAGGACGGGGACATGTACAATTACTATGTGCTGTTAAAATCGATCAGGAATGACATCGAATGGGGGGTCCTACAAGCAGACGACAGGCGGAAAGAAAAAATGGGGGTGACCGCGTTGGACATATCCAGAATAGAATCCGATGATGATGACTTGGAGAAACAATTTCATTATCATTTGACCGGACTGCACACTGTTCTGTCCAAGCTTACCCGGAAAGCAAACACCCTCACGAACAGGTACAATCAGGAGATTGGAATAAGGGGCTGTGGACTGTGA